The Christensenella timonensis DNA segment ATCCCCACCATCAAAACGCACACGTCGCTTGCCTACAAGAAGCTGGACGTCAACAACGCGATGGACGCGGTTTTAAAGGCACGGGAGCTGGGCCTGATCGAATAGCATTGCTTACAAACGCTTTCTTCCAAGATGCTGATATTGGGGTTTACGCAAAAAGGACAGGCTCACCGCCTGTCCTTAAACTGATTGTCATTCCGAACACTTCATTCAAGAGGAAGAGGTTCGGATATGACCGATGTGGTGGAGACAGCTGGGCTCGAACCAGCGACCCCCTACATGTGAAGCAGGTACTCTGACCAACTGAGCTATGCCTCCGTGAGAAATATTATATCACATTTTTAATATCTTGCAAAAGTTTTTATAAAAAAAGAGCGGATAATTTCCACTCTCCTAATTTTAACCGTTTTTTTAAAGCCCTTCTACAAATTTCCCATATTCGTCAGCATTCATCCAGCCTTCGTCCTTTAAACCGCGCACTTCCACCAGCCACGCGCCGTATGCGTCCTCGTTTACCTTTTGCGGCTGCTGTACAAGACCCATGTTCGCCGTCAGGATCCTGCCGTCCATCGGCATGTATATCTCGGCTTCCATTTTTACAGATTCTACATCCGCGAAGATGTCGCCTTTCTTATACTCTTCCCCGGAATGTGGCAGGCTCACATACACAATATCGCCCAGCGCCTGCTGCGCATAATCCGTGATCCCTATTTTTGCCTTTCCGTCCTCTAAAAAAGCGATCCACTCATGCGTTTTCGTATATTTTAAATTTTGCGGTGCATGCATCTTTCTCATCTCCCCCGCTATGGGCTTCTTTGTTCCCTTATATAAACGACTAACCGACTTTTCAATCCAAATTTCGTAATTTTTTATGTTTTCGTCATGAAATCGTTCGCCTTTCTTCATACACTCTCCATAAAATATGATATAATAACACTACAATAATTGTTATCGAAAGGGACGTTATGGCAGATATCCAGCGCTACGAGTCGCCGTGCAAGTCCGGGCTGACCCAGGAGCAGGTTCGTTCGCGTGTCGAGCAGGGCCTCACCAACGCATACAATACGCATACGACAAAAACTTACCGGCAGATTTTCAAGGATAACTTCCTGACGTTTTTCAATATTTTAAACGCGGTGTTCACCGTACTCATTGTGATGACCGGCTACATCAAGGAACTTGTGTTCCTTCTCGTTGTCGGCGGCAACCTGATCATCGGGCTCGTGCAGGAGCTCACTACCAAAAAAACGCTTGATAAGCTCTCCGTCCTCGTCACAGCCAAGGTGACGGTCGTGCGGGATTGCAAGGAAAGCACCATAAACGTTACAGAGCTTGTCTTAGATGATATCATGCTGCTGAAGACAGGCAACCAGATCAGCGCAGACAGTATCCTTTTGGAAGGTACGCTTGAAGTCAACGAATCCCTGATCACCGGAGAATCTGACGTCATCATCAAATCTCCCGGCGATTTTCTTTATTCGGGCAGCTTCGTTGTTTCAGGCAATGCCTATGCGCGCGTGGAACACGTTGGGCTGGACAATTACGCCAACAAAATTTCCGCAGACGCCAAGGTCACGAAAAAGCGTCATTCGGAGCTTCGCAGCGCACTGAATAAAATACTGAAGGTGATCAGCATTATTATCATCCCCATCGGTATTTTGCTGTTCTTAAAGCAGTGGCTGGCCGTCGGGCTTCCCATTGCGGACAATACCGTCAAAACCGTGGGTGCGCTGATCGGTATGATCCCGGAGGGGCTCATCCTGCTGACGAGTATTTCCCTCGCAGCGAGCGCGGTCATCCTGGCCACCAAACACACGCTGGTACAGGATTTATATTGCATTGAAACGCTTGCGCGCGTAGACGTGTTGTGCCTTGATAAAACGGGCACGATTACCGAAGGCCGCATGCAGGTAGAAGATATCGTGCCGCTGCGCAAGGCCGATATTCCCAATCTTCTCGCCAATATGGCCGGGGCGCTGCCCGATGACAATGCGACCATGAATGCCATCCGCGAAAAATTCGGCAAGCGCTTTGATTACGCCGTCAAGCATATCATCCCCTTCTCCTCTGCACGCAAATACAGCGGCGTGGCCTTTGAAGATCGCGGGACTTACCTTCTCGGCGCATATGAATTTATTTTTCCGGAACCTTTTGAAGGCGTCGATCCGGATCAGTATGCACAGGACGGTTACCGGGTGCTCGTACTCGCGCACAGCGACTATTTTGCAGAGGATAACGCAGTCCCACAGGGCATGCATCCGCTTGCTTTTATTATGATCGCCGACCGGATCCGGACAGATGCGGCGGAAACGCTGGCATTTTTCGAGCAGCAAAAAGTAGATATCAAAATCATATCCGGCGACAGCCCGGTTACGGTAAGCGCCATCGCGCGGCGCGCGGGCGTCAAAAACCCGGATGCTGTAGACGCTACCACGCTCGATACCCCGGAAAAAATCGACGAGGCGGCTAAGAAATACAGCGTATTCGGGCGCGTAACGCCCAACCAGAAGAAAGAACTGATCGCCGCGCTCAAAAGGCAGGATCATACCGTTGCCATGACGGGCGACGGCGTCAATGACGTACTGGCTCTCAAGGAATCAGACTGTAGTATTGCCATGGCTTCGGGCAGCGACGCTGCCAAAAATATTTCCAACCTCGTGCTGCTGGATTCTAATTTTGCAACCATGCCCTCCATCGTCAACGAGGGCCGCAAGGTCATCAACAATATCCAGCGCGTAGCCACGCTTTTCATTACCAAAACAGTCTACGCCGTTCTGATCGCGCTTATGACGCTCATTTTGGTGGACAGCAGCTATCCGTTCACGCCGCTCCAGCTTACGCTGATCAGCTTTGTCAATATCGGTTTCCCGGCATTTTTCCTTGCCCTGGAGCCAAATTACGCACCCATCGAAAAGCATTTTCTCATCAGCATCCTGGAAAAATCACTTCCCGGTGGTTTGTGCGTCGTCATCAGTATTTTAGTGGTCGACCTTTTGGGGGGCGTTTTCCAGTATTCGCCCGACTCCGTTTCCACCATGTGCATGATGCTTGCGGTGGCGGCGGGCCTGTGGGTCGTCGTCAAGGTGAGCCAGCCGTTCACCACGGCGCGCAAGATCATATTGGGCAGCTCCATCGGCGTCTTTGTGCTTTGCCTCATTTTCCTGCGCGGCTTCTTCGATATTTCGCCTCTGAGCCTGCCCCAGACTGTTGTGATCGCTGTAAACGTCATCCTGATGCCGTTCATCATGAAAGGGATCGAGCATATCGTCACCAAGGGAGCGTTTTCCGTCCTCATGAAAAAACAGCAGAAAAAAATCATGGATCGCCTGGAGAAGAAAGAAAGGGAAACCGGCAAAAGAAAGGATGTGTAGACCATGCCTTTTTGTCCGAAGTGCTGTGCTGAATATGATGAGGGGTATTCCGTATGCTCTGACTGCGGCTGCGGGCTTGTAGATCAGCTTCCTGCCCCGCCCGAAGAACCAACGCCGCACGCTATGCATCCGGTGCTGCTGTATTCCACGGACGACCTTAATAGTAAAATCCTCACCAATATCTTAGAGCAGGAGGGTATCCCTGTCCTGGCTCGGTCTAAAACGCTTGCCGGGGATTATGTCAGCATCTATTCCGGTTATTCCGTATACGGTAAGAAGCTTTATGTGGATCAAGCAGACCTTTCGCGCGCCCGGGAGATACTGGAGAATTTTTTGGCTGTCGAAACGCCAGAAGACGAATCGCAGGAGGATATGTCTTCCCGCCGGTTACGCAAGCGGGCACTGACGCTTTTTCTTATCTTTTTTGGCATTCCTTTGGGAAGTGCATTTGTCATTTGGATCATCGGGTTGCTTTCCCGGTTTTTCGTTTAAATAAACAAAAACGGGACTGCCGGCAGGCAATCCCATTTTTTCTTTGCTTTTCGATCAATTATTCAGCCCACGCCATTCGTCGAAAGGAAAAATAACCGCCATCGCGTGCCCGACGATCTGGTCGTGCGGGATCGCGCCGACCATCCTGCTGTCCATCGAATTCGCCCGGTTATCCCCCATCACGAAAACGCTGTCTTCCGGCACGACTGCGGCAGGCATATCCTGATACGGCTCCGGGCTGACGTATGCTTCCTCAAGCGCCTGTCCATCGACATAGACCGTACTGCCTTTGATTTCCACCGTTTCCCCCGGCAGAGCAATGACACGCTTCACATAGTTCCGGTTCGTCCCGTCCGGGTAATGCACGATAATGATCTCCCCGCGCTGCGGAAGCCCTCCGTACCGCGTCACCTTCTCCACCGCCAGACGCTCGTCCGTGTGCAGCGTAGGCTGCATGGATGGGCCGTCCACCATAATGATCTCGAACAGGAATGCACGAATCAAAAATGCCGCCGCCACCGCGATCACGATCGCCAGCACCCAGCCCCATATCGCCTTTTTCTTCACTTTAGCTTCATTTCTATTTCGTTTGACACGGCTCTGTGTCCGGCTCCGATTTTCTTCCATATTCTTTCTTTTATTCCACTGTGACGCTCTTCGCCAGGTTTCTCGGCTTGTCCACGTCGCATCCCTTCTGCACCGCCATATAATAGGCAAATATCTGCATGGGGATGATCGCCGTCATTGTCGCAGCAAAATCCGCCGCATCCGGGATCGCGATCAGCTTATCCGCTACATCCTTTGCCATATCCTTATATTTTTCCTGCGTGATCACTAGCACAACCGCGCCGCGTGCCGTTACCTCCTTGACATTGCTCAGGGCTTTTTCAATCAAATCCCCCTGCGTCAATACCGCCACGACGAGCGTTCCCTCTTCGATCAGCGCAATGGTACCGTGCTTCAGTTCGCCTGCGGCATAGGCTTCTGAATGGATATAGCTGATCTCCTTTAATTTGAGCGACCCTTCCATTGCAAGCGCATAGTCCAGTCCGCGCCCGATATAAAAAACACTTTTTTCCGTAAAATGTTCATAAGCAAATTTTTGCAGCAAATCCTTTTGACCCAGGATATCCGCCACCTTATCCGGGATAGCGGCAAGCCCCGACACATTCGCGCGGTATTCTTCCGGCGCCATTTTCCCTTTGGCATAAGCAAGCTTCAGGCAAAAGAGGTACAGGCACATCAGCTGCGTCGTGTACGCCTTGGTGGACGCCACCGCGATCTCCATGCCCGCACGCGTATAAAGCACGCTGTCCGCCTCGCGCGCAACGGTGGATCCTACCACATTGGCGATCGCCATCACATATGCCCCGCGCTTTTTCGCTTCACGCAGCGCGGCGATCGTATCCGCCGTTTCGCCCGACTGGCTGACGACGATCACAAAATTGTCCCCATTCATAATCGGGTTTTTATAGCGGAATTCCGAAGCAATCTCCACTTCTACCGGCACGCGCGCAAAGCGCTCGATGATATACTTACCCACGTAGGAGGCATGATAAGCCGTCCCGCAAGCGATGATGGTGATTTTTTTGATCTTTTTCAGCGCATCGTCTGTGAGCCCTACCTCATCAAAACACACTTCCCCGTCTTTTAAACGCGGTGTCAACGTATCTGCAAGCACGCGCGGCTGCTCCTCGATCTCCTTGATCATAAAATGCGGATAACCCGCTTTTTCCGCCTGGGAAACATCCCATTCCACGGTATAAGGTTCGCATGCGATGGGGTTCAGCACCTCGTCGAACAGCTCCACCCCGTCTTTTTTGATGACCGCGATTTCGCCATTGTTGAGGAAATACACATCGCGCGTATACTCAAGGATCGCCGGGATATCCGAAGCGATCAGGTTCTCGCCTTTCCCCAGTCCCACAACGAGCGGGCTGTCCTTTCTTACCGCCACGATCTCATCCGGGAACCGTTCGCTGATCACGCCCAGCGCATAGCTGCCCTTCAGCTTGGAAATCGCTGTAGACACCGCTTCTTTGAGGTCGTCTTTCAGATAATAGTGGATCAGGTGCACGATCACTTCCGTGTCCGTTTGGGAAACAAAGCGTATCCCTTTTCTCTCCAGGGATTCTTTTAATTGCAGGTAGTTCTCGATGATGCCGTTGTGCACGATCGCCAGATCGCCTACCATATTGATGTGCGGATGCGCATTTGCACAGCTCGGCTCGCCATGTGTTGCCCAGCGCGTATGCCCGATCCCGATCGTATGCTCCGCACACTTTCCTTTCACCAGCTTTTCCAGGCCGGCCAGTTTACCTTTTTCCTTGATGACGTTCATCTTCCCGCCATCAAGATAAGCAACGCCCGCACTGTCATAGCCGCGGTATTCCAGCTTTTGCAGTCCGCCGATCAGTACCGGGATCACATTTTTATCGCCTGCATACCCAACAATTCCACACATATACCCTATCTTCTCACTTTCCTATTTCAAGCGTGCTTCAATCAATTTTGCCATGGAAACGGCGTGCTTGGTGATCGCATCCTTATCTTTTCCTTCGATCATCACGCGCACAAGCGGCTCCGTCCCCGACGTCCGGATCAATACCCTGCCTTCCCCGTGGAATTCCTGCTCCAGCTTTTTGATCTCACTGGCGATCATCCCATCCGTTTCATAATCGTGTTTTTTGTCGTCGCTCACCTTCGCGTTCACAAGCACCTGCGGATAGATACTGACAGGCCGCGCAAGGCGTGCGAGCGGCTTATCCTCACGCTTCATGACCGCCGCAAGCTGTACGCCCGAAAGGATTCCGTCCCCGGTGGTGCTATGGTCGAGGAATATGATGTGCCCTGACTGCTCCCCGCCAAAATTGTATCCGTCCTTGAGCATTTCTTCCAGCACGTAGCGGTCGCCGACGTCCGAGCGAACCATATTGATCCCGTTTTCCTTGAGCGTCACTTCCATTCCCATATTGCTCATTACCGTCGTGACCACCGTATCCTTTTTCAGCACGCCACGTTTTTTCATATCCATCGCGCTGATCGCCATAATCTTATCGCCATCCACAATGCTGCCATGTTCGTCCACGGCAATCAAGCGATCTGCATCGCCGTCAAACGCCAGCCCCAAATCCGCTCCCAGCTCCGATACCAGCCGCGACAGCTGTTCCGGATGCGTGGAACCGCAGTTTTCATTGATATTGTTTCCATCCGGCGTGTTATAGTACGGAATGACCTCCGCTCCTAAAAGCTTGAATATCCACGGTGCTACCTCGCTCGCCGCACCGTTCGCGCAGTCAAGGACGATCTTTAAACCATCCAGGTTCACATCCGTCGTTTCCACGACAAAATCGATATAATCCTGCGCCGCTTTTTTGAGGCGTACCCGCCTGCCGATCTTCTTGCCCGTCGGCTGCGGGATCTCTTCCGCATCGTTCATAATGATATTTTCAATGCGGTCTTCGATCTCGTCCGCCAGCTTATATCCATTGGAATTGAAAAATTTGATCCCATTGTATTCCACCGTATTGTGGGAGGCGGAAATCACGACCCCCGCGTCATATCCGGAATGCCGCGTCAGATACGCGATCGCGGACGTTGGCAGCGTGCATGCCACGACAGCTTCCGCCCCCGCGGAACAGATACCCGCCACCATCGCCGATTCCAGCATATCGCCGCTGCCGCGCGTGTCCTTCCCAATCAGTATCCGCGCGCTGTGTATCTCATTTGTCAGGCAGTAGGCGCCTGCACGCCCCAGGTCGTACGCCAGTTTCGACGTCAGTTTTTCATTGGCGATGCCGCGCACCCCATCCGTACCAAAAAGTCTTGCCATGCTTTTCCTCACTTTTATCCTTTGTAAATTATATTTCAAACCCCAGCGCGGCCGTAGCGGCCACGGCGCCGTCAGCCACCGCCGTAACGATCTGCCGCAAGGGCTTGCTGCGGATATCCCCCGCGCAAAATACGTTAGGAAGGTTGGTCTTGCATCCTTCATCCGATTTGATATAGCCGCCTTCGTCCAGCTCCACCTGCCCTGCGACAAGCTTTGTCTTGGGGATCTGCCCCACTGCAAAAAATACGCCCGTTACAAAGATCTGGCGTTCTTCGCCCGTATCGTTGTGCTTTACGGACAAACTCTGCACCGTATATTCCCCGTTCACGGATAGCGGAATACTGTTTAAAACAAACTCGATATTATCAAGCTTTTGCGCCGCCTCCACCAGAGAAGGGCTCGCCCGGAACTGGTCCCTGCGGTGCACCAGGTAAATTTTTTTGCAAAATTTTGCCAAATACAGCGCATCTTCCACAGCCGTATTCCCTCCGCCGATGACTGCGACCTCTCCATCCTTGAAAAAGGCGCCGTCGCACGTTGCGCAATAAGATACGCCCGCACCGATCATCTCTTCTTCCCCCGGGATGCACAGCCGCTTTGGTTCCGCGCCCATCGCCAAAATGACCGACTTGGCCTCATAGGTATTTTTGCTGGTCGCCACTTTCTTGGTCTCGCCCGTAAGCTCAAAGGACTTGATCTCTTCCGTGACCATATCGGCGCCCGATTTTTGCGCCTGCAGCTTCATGCTGTTGGCGAGGGCAGCGCCCGTTACTTCGTTT contains these protein-coding regions:
- the gcvH gene encoding glycine cleavage system protein GcvH; this encodes MHAPQNLKYTKTHEWIAFLEDGKAKIGITDYAQQALGDIVYVSLPHSGEEYKKGDIFADVESVKMEAEIYMPMDGRILTANMGLVQQPQKVNEDAYGAWLVEVRGLKDEGWMNADEYGKFVEGL
- a CDS encoding HAD-IC family P-type ATPase is translated as MADIQRYESPCKSGLTQEQVRSRVEQGLTNAYNTHTTKTYRQIFKDNFLTFFNILNAVFTVLIVMTGYIKELVFLLVVGGNLIIGLVQELTTKKTLDKLSVLVTAKVTVVRDCKESTINVTELVLDDIMLLKTGNQISADSILLEGTLEVNESLITGESDVIIKSPGDFLYSGSFVVSGNAYARVEHVGLDNYANKISADAKVTKKRHSELRSALNKILKVISIIIIPIGILLFLKQWLAVGLPIADNTVKTVGALIGMIPEGLILLTSISLAASAVILATKHTLVQDLYCIETLARVDVLCLDKTGTITEGRMQVEDIVPLRKADIPNLLANMAGALPDDNATMNAIREKFGKRFDYAVKHIIPFSSARKYSGVAFEDRGTYLLGAYEFIFPEPFEGVDPDQYAQDGYRVLVLAHSDYFAEDNAVPQGMHPLAFIMIADRIRTDAAETLAFFEQQKVDIKIISGDSPVTVSAIARRAGVKNPDAVDATTLDTPEKIDEAAKKYSVFGRVTPNQKKELIAALKRQDHTVAMTGDGVNDVLALKESDCSIAMASGSDAAKNISNLVLLDSNFATMPSIVNEGRKVINNIQRVATLFITKTVYAVLIALMTLILVDSSYPFTPLQLTLISFVNIGFPAFFLALEPNYAPIEKHFLISILEKSLPGGLCVVISILVVDLLGGVFQYSPDSVSTMCMMLAVAAGLWVVVKVSQPFTTARKIILGSSIGVFVLCLIFLRGFFDISPLSLPQTVVIAVNVILMPFIMKGIEHIVTKGAFSVLMKKQQKKIMDRLEKKERETGKRKDV
- a CDS encoding putative signal transducing protein; translated protein: MPFCPKCCAEYDEGYSVCSDCGCGLVDQLPAPPEEPTPHAMHPVLLYSTDDLNSKILTNILEQEGIPVLARSKTLAGDYVSIYSGYSVYGKKLYVDQADLSRAREILENFLAVETPEDESQEDMSSRRLRKRALTLFLIFFGIPLGSAFVIWIIGLLSRFFV
- the lepB gene encoding signal peptidase I — its product is MEENRSRTQSRVKRNRNEAKVKKKAIWGWVLAIVIAVAAAFLIRAFLFEIIMVDGPSMQPTLHTDERLAVEKVTRYGGLPQRGEIIIVHYPDGTNRNYVKRVIALPGETVEIKGSTVYVDGQALEEAYVSPEPYQDMPAAVVPEDSVFVMGDNRANSMDSRMVGAIPHDQIVGHAMAVIFPFDEWRGLNN
- the glmS gene encoding glutamine--fructose-6-phosphate transaminase (isomerizing) — its product is MCGIVGYAGDKNVIPVLIGGLQKLEYRGYDSAGVAYLDGGKMNVIKEKGKLAGLEKLVKGKCAEHTIGIGHTRWATHGEPSCANAHPHINMVGDLAIVHNGIIENYLQLKESLERKGIRFVSQTDTEVIVHLIHYYLKDDLKEAVSTAISKLKGSYALGVISERFPDEIVAVRKDSPLVVGLGKGENLIASDIPAILEYTRDVYFLNNGEIAVIKKDGVELFDEVLNPIACEPYTVEWDVSQAEKAGYPHFMIKEIEEQPRVLADTLTPRLKDGEVCFDEVGLTDDALKKIKKITIIACGTAYHASYVGKYIIERFARVPVEVEIASEFRYKNPIMNGDNFVIVVSQSGETADTIAALREAKKRGAYVMAIANVVGSTVAREADSVLYTRAGMEIAVASTKAYTTQLMCLYLFCLKLAYAKGKMAPEEYRANVSGLAAIPDKVADILGQKDLLQKFAYEHFTEKSVFYIGRGLDYALAMEGSLKLKEISYIHSEAYAAGELKHGTIALIEEGTLVVAVLTQGDLIEKALSNVKEVTARGAVVLVITQEKYKDMAKDVADKLIAIPDAADFAATMTAIIPMQIFAYYMAVQKGCDVDKPRNLAKSVTVE
- the glmM gene encoding phosphoglucosamine mutase codes for the protein MARLFGTDGVRGIANEKLTSKLAYDLGRAGAYCLTNEIHSARILIGKDTRGSGDMLESAMVAGICSAGAEAVVACTLPTSAIAYLTRHSGYDAGVVISASHNTVEYNGIKFFNSNGYKLADEIEDRIENIIMNDAEEIPQPTGKKIGRRVRLKKAAQDYIDFVVETTDVNLDGLKIVLDCANGAASEVAPWIFKLLGAEVIPYYNTPDGNNINENCGSTHPEQLSRLVSELGADLGLAFDGDADRLIAVDEHGSIVDGDKIMAISAMDMKKRGVLKKDTVVTTVMSNMGMEVTLKENGINMVRSDVGDRYVLEEMLKDGYNFGGEQSGHIIFLDHSTTGDGILSGVQLAAVMKREDKPLARLARPVSIYPQVLVNAKVSDDKKHDYETDGMIASEIKKLEQEFHGEGRVLIRTSGTEPLVRVMIEGKDKDAITKHAVSMAKLIEARLK
- the trxB gene encoding thioredoxin-disulfide reductase; the protein is MCKRAVCKAFLRRWNKMYDLIIAGSGPAGLTAAIYACRSGLKTLLIERAFAGGQMAISHMIDNYPGFENEVTGAALANSMKLQAQKSGADMVTEEIKSFELTGETKKVATSKNTYEAKSVILAMGAEPKRLCIPGEEEMIGAGVSYCATCDGAFFKDGEVAVIGGGNTAVEDALYLAKFCKKIYLVHRRDQFRASPSLVEAAQKLDNIEFVLNSIPLSVNGEYTVQSLSVKHNDTGEERQIFVTGVFFAVGQIPKTKLVAGQVELDEGGYIKSDEGCKTNLPNVFCAGDIRSKPLRQIVTAVADGAVAATAALGFEI